The following coding sequences lie in one Psychrobacter arenosus genomic window:
- a CDS encoding TIR domain-containing protein encodes MPINNKKVIFVAFALEDSLMRDLFKGQTLNNRVPYEFIDMSVKEAYDSGWKDKVRTRIKRSDGVIILVSVNSVDSTGQRWEIECAKEENKPILGVWVFIKSIELI; translated from the coding sequence ATGCCTATTAACAATAAAAAAGTTATCTTTGTAGCATTCGCACTAGAAGATAGTTTAATGAGAGATCTTTTTAAAGGTCAAACCCTTAACAATCGAGTGCCTTATGAATTTATAGATATGTCAGTTAAAGAGGCTTACGATTCCGGTTGGAAAGATAAGGTTCGTACACGCATTAAAAGATCCGATGGTGTGATTATCCTCGTAAGCGTAAATTCTGTGGATTCTACGGGTCAAAGATGGGAAATCGAATGTGCGAAAGAAGAAAATAAACCTATACTAGGTGTTTGGGTTTTTATAAAAAGCATAGAACTAATATAA
- a CDS encoding LysR substrate-binding domain-containing protein, with translation MIKELKTFVAVCELDSFAAAARQINMTQSAVSAQIKTLEDSLGLSLFTRSARAITLNPQGSRILPIAKEILGLYATMQLPSDTDIASYYGQLKIGAINSVQVGILPEALKAISLLAPLMQTEIIPGRSTELFEQLEVGSIDAAITVQPAFTLPKDIVIDPIMTEPYVLISPKKWPFYSLRQTLEQHPFIHYTLKSSASAKISKFFKQQDIKVNTIMEINDLDAIVRMVESGLGVALIPYAGLWIRSPAPVQVHHLSDKSLVREIVLAYRYVDRQQPKINALKQVLAL, from the coding sequence ATGATAAAAGAACTTAAAACTTTCGTAGCAGTGTGCGAGTTAGACAGTTTCGCAGCTGCCGCTCGGCAGATAAATATGACCCAATCTGCCGTCAGTGCGCAAATTAAAACCTTAGAAGACTCGTTAGGACTATCGTTATTTACCCGCTCTGCCCGAGCCATTACGCTCAATCCACAGGGCAGCCGTATTTTACCTATAGCCAAAGAAATTTTAGGGCTATATGCGACGATGCAGTTGCCTTCAGACACCGACATCGCCAGCTATTATGGGCAGCTCAAGATTGGGGCTATTAATTCAGTGCAAGTCGGTATCCTGCCCGAGGCGCTAAAAGCTATCAGCCTATTGGCCCCTTTAATGCAGACAGAGATTATTCCAGGGCGCTCTACAGAGTTGTTTGAGCAGCTTGAGGTAGGCAGTATAGATGCCGCCATAACGGTGCAGCCGGCTTTTACTTTGCCTAAAGATATCGTGATTGACCCGATCATGACTGAGCCTTATGTGCTTATTAGTCCCAAAAAATGGCCGTTTTACAGCCTTAGGCAAACTCTCGAACAGCATCCTTTTATCCATTACACCCTTAAGTCATCAGCCAGCGCGAAAATCAGCAAATTTTTTAAACAACAAGATATTAAAGTGAACACCATCATGGAGATTAATGATCTGGACGCCATCGTGCGGATGGTGGAGTCGGGTTTAGGGGTCGCCTTGATTCCGTATGCTGGCCTATGGATTAGAAGCCCAGCACCCGTGCAAGTCCACCATTTAAGCGATAAAAGCTTAGTCAGAGAGATTGTACTGGCCTATCGTTATGTAGATCGCCAACAGCCAAAAATTAATGCCTTAAAACAGGTGCTGGCCTTATAA
- a CDS encoding helix-turn-helix domain-containing protein: MTTDERMISFGRRVREVRKGKGISQERLAEMAGIDRSYMGNIERGEKNITLKKAYEICDALKVEIQDLV; the protein is encoded by the coding sequence ATGACAACAGATGAGCGCATGATTTCCTTTGGAAGACGTGTCCGTGAGGTGCGAAAAGGCAAAGGAATATCTCAAGAAAGGCTGGCAGAAATGGCAGGTATTGACCGCAGTTATATGGGAAATATCGAACGTGGTGAGAAAAATATTACGCTAAAAAAGGCGTATGAGATTTGCGACGCGCTAAAGGTTGAGATACAAGATTTGGTATGA
- a CDS encoding tetratricopeptide repeat protein — MEGIVVFILIGLAILSMLAVLWYLFQTVRIMWAYNSLLAIASVFFSPIVHIIFYFMPKDNFDKHEAGLFKKYFLSIGLIVLLGVVASVVIPATQVQNSIKSIDNGEVEAQENVMVQDSLSDEELARQGDVHAQWRLGQMYYNGEGVRQDYAKAFEWFQKAAAQGNPGSEYYVGVMYYHGEGVRQDYAQAKEWYQKAATHENSEVAYAQYNLGVMYYNGEGVRQNYAQAKEWVGKACDNGLQIGCDKYRELN, encoded by the coding sequence ATGGAAGGAATAGTTGTATTTATATTGATTGGTTTAGCTATATTAAGCATGTTAGCTGTACTTTGGTATTTATTCCAAACTGTCCGTATCATGTGGGCATATAACTCATTACTAGCGATTGCATCAGTGTTTTTTAGTCCTATTGTTCACATTATTTTTTACTTTATGCCTAAAGATAACTTTGATAAACATGAAGCAGGATTATTTAAGAAATACTTCTTATCTATTGGGCTAATTGTCTTATTGGGTGTTGTGGCTAGTGTTGTGATACCCGCTACGCAAGTGCAAAACTCAATTAAGAGTATTGACAATGGAGAGGTAGAAGCACAAGAAAATGTGATGGTTCAAGATAGCCTTAGTGATGAAGAATTAGCGAGACAAGGCGACGTTCATGCTCAATGGCGTCTTGGTCAAATGTACTACAATGGCGAAGGTGTACGTCAAGACTATGCTAAAGCCTTTGAGTGGTTTCAAAAAGCTGCTGCACAGGGTAATCCAGGAAGCGAATATTATGTTGGAGTAATGTACTACCATGGCGAAGGTGTACGTCAAGACTATGCTCAGGCAAAAGAGTGGTATCAAAAAGCTGCTACACATGAGAATTCAGAAGTAGCTTATGCTCAGTATAACCTTGGCGTAATGTACTACAATGGCGAAGGTGTGCGTCAAAACTATGCTCAGGCAAAAGAGTGGGTTGGTAAGGCTTGCGATAACGGTCTGCAAATAGGTTGTGATAAATATAGAGAGTTAAACTAA
- a CDS encoding caspase family protein produces the protein MRKALIIGLDNYTKIPPLKGCVNDAYEVKSVLEHHGDGKINFADPRLVVSCEGSTVTKSELKSLITELFAGEADIALLYFAGHGFSGATGGYLCAEDTSEGDDGLPISEVMILANKSKAKNKVIILDSCFSGEIANNPNFSAMAEIKEGTTILTAATADQYAMENEDEGSSSSSGLFTSLLVDALRGSATNLLGEITPGSVYAHIDQSLGPWSQRPVFKTNVQTFISLRNVAPLVELDDLRKLTVFFKRIDYQLPLDPSFEPDRNQEQIDDPTIAAPDPENMYIFELLQKFVKVNLVTPVGEKHMFYAAMNSKSCELTVLGQHYYKLIEKRLI, from the coding sequence ATGCGTAAAGCTTTAATTATAGGATTAGATAACTACACGAAAATACCTCCACTCAAAGGGTGTGTTAATGACGCATATGAGGTTAAATCAGTATTAGAGCATCATGGTGACGGAAAGATTAACTTTGCTGATCCTCGTCTTGTAGTGAGTTGTGAAGGATCTACTGTAACTAAAAGTGAACTTAAAAGCCTCATTACAGAGCTATTTGCAGGGGAAGCAGATATAGCTCTTCTATATTTTGCAGGGCATGGGTTTAGTGGTGCAACTGGAGGATATTTGTGTGCCGAAGATACTTCAGAAGGGGATGATGGACTGCCGATTTCTGAAGTAATGATTCTTGCAAACAAATCGAAAGCCAAGAATAAAGTCATCATTCTTGATAGTTGTTTCAGTGGAGAAATTGCAAATAATCCGAATTTCTCTGCTATGGCAGAGATCAAGGAGGGAACGACTATTCTAACGGCAGCCACTGCTGACCAATACGCAATGGAAAATGAAGATGAGGGTAGCAGTAGCAGCTCTGGTCTTTTCACAAGCCTTCTAGTGGATGCATTAAGGGGTTCGGCAACTAATCTACTTGGTGAGATAACACCAGGCAGTGTATATGCTCATATCGATCAATCACTCGGTCCATGGTCTCAAAGACCTGTGTTTAAGACAAATGTGCAAACTTTTATTTCTCTTAGAAATGTAGCCCCACTAGTTGAGCTAGACGATCTAAGAAAGTTGACTGTTTTTTTTAAGCGAATAGATTATCAGCTTCCTCTTGATCCTTCTTTTGAGCCAGATAGAAATCAAGAACAAATTGATGATCCAACAATAGCTGCCCCCGATCCAGAAAACATGTATATATTTGAGCTTCTTCAGAAGTTCGTTAAAGTTAATTTAGTAACCCCTGTTGGGGAAAAGCACATGTTTTATGCAGCAATGAATAGTAAGTCTTGTGAGCTTACCGTTCTAGGTCAGCACTATTATAAGCTTATTGAAAAACGCTTAATCTAA
- a CDS encoding DUF6338 family protein — translation MDFLEESKLMLFIVFMMPGFICMKAYNLLYPMQIRDFNQSILDSVTYSCVIYGFNSVFILWVEYLKQSNSFPIFYSIFYFYVIFISPVALAYIWVRLRESALLGKLNIAHPDNSPWDFVFKTRTACWVIITLNDSTKIYGKYGSGSFVSSYPHEPQIYLDECWHPNEEGGFKEKHRASAGIIILSKEIRSVELLKDEDHL, via the coding sequence ATGGATTTTTTGGAAGAGAGCAAACTGATGCTCTTTATAGTTTTTATGATGCCCGGCTTCATATGTATGAAAGCATATAACTTGCTTTACCCGATGCAAATAAGAGACTTTAATCAAAGCATATTGGATAGTGTCACTTATAGCTGTGTAATATATGGTTTTAATTCAGTTTTCATATTATGGGTAGAGTATTTAAAACAAAGCAATAGCTTCCCTATTTTTTACAGCATCTTCTATTTTTATGTCATATTCATCTCACCAGTAGCTTTAGCTTACATATGGGTTCGGTTAAGAGAAAGTGCATTGTTGGGAAAATTGAATATCGCACACCCTGATAATTCGCCATGGGATTTTGTATTTAAGACAAGAACTGCATGTTGGGTGATAATAACACTGAATGATAGTACGAAAATTTATGGTAAATACGGATCTGGCTCATTTGTTTCAAGCTACCCTCATGAGCCGCAAATATACTTAGACGAGTGTTGGCATCCAAATGAAGAAGGTGGTTTTAAAGAAAAACATAGAGCTTCGGCAGGCATAATTATACTGTCGAAAGAGATAAGATCAGTGGAATTACTTAAAGATGAAGACCATTTATAA